ACTGTAATGCCATTTCCACGATTGGAGGGAAGCTGTAGTGTAGCGTGTATGCGACGCTTGCTCTTTTTGGCGTCGAATTGGGCTCTCTACATCACGTTAGTATTGCTATTTCTGGTTGCAGAAAGAAAACCCTAAAACCACAGAGAGATTCAAAGTGAGAAAGAGACGGAGAAAGGGAGGGAATTGGGTGGATTTAAAAGGAGTTGTGGGTGAAGATGTCTGCAACGGGTGCCGGTGCCGGTGGTGGTGGTGTTAGTGGTGGTCAAGAGGAGGACAAGAAGCCCATGGACCAGCACATTAATCTCAAAGTCAAAGGCCAGGTATAGATATCTGTTATCTGTATTAGAAAATGATGTTGCTTTTTATATTTAGTTtctgtttatatatatgtgctaATCTTTGATACGTTGTCTCTATGGAGGGATCAAGGAGAACTATGTGGCTGTTGCTTTGACTGTGTTTGGCTGGGATTGGGATTTCAATTGATGTTGGATTGTGTTTAATGGAGCTATTTCAGTGTGTGTGAGGCTCACTGTGTGTGTTGATTTTGGTTGAGAGATAATCTCTGTTGAAAGGAGGTGTCtgacttgttttttatttttatttttctggggTTCTCTTATGCAATTGGATTAAACGTGAAAAATGCAGATGATGGTGTGTCAAATTTTATGCGTTGTGTGTCTGTGTGCGTAAGGGTTCGGTTTCATTTCACTCTATTTGACCAGTTGTATTGACTATGTGAATGTGAGAGATAATATTGTACAGCTGATACTCTTTAAATGCATTTATGGGATTTAATAAAGAACTAGAGGTGATAACAGAAGAGAAAAGTTTGGCGATGCAGTTATCTCATCTATGTCAGCCACGTAATTGTGATAGAGGAATGCCATTTTGAATTGAAAAGCTGGTTTTATGTAAATGCAAATTGCCAGTGTGGTGTGTTGCCGATATCAATTTGTGGTAATGATGTTTACTCTGTGAAGGCTGTTGATACGTGTCTGTTTAAGATTAGTAACATGAGTACTTAAATTCTTTGTAATTCAATTCGTGCAATGTGAAATGAAATATCTGGGTCTTATCGAATTCCTCCCAATTATATGCTGGAGGAGTAAAGCCATTTCTATTGGGAACAAAAATGCTCTTATCATATACCTCTGACCATACGACTCATACATTGTGTGGTTATTTTAGATGAAATGCGACTTTTTGTTTAGCTGAAGTAACGATGTGTCTGCAAGTGACCATTGCttgaacactttttttttttgtttgtaggcACACCTTACTTCATATAAATGTTCTAAAACAAATGCATTTATAACAGTTGAAAATAAGCGGGATCTGCCATGAAAATTCGTGAAAGTTCATTTTATGTCTTGGTAGGCTCTATGCCATTTTATTACTTTGCAGGTGAGCATGGGCTGCTCACTTATCAAATAAATTACTTTCGACCCTGACTCCTTTTTGAGAACTCCAAATTTAAACCTTTTTCTGAAATATGTTGGACATGCTAAGGTCTTTATAGTGCACTGTTCCTTGAAGGTCCTTTATAGTGCGCTATTACTGAACTGTCTTTATGAGTGAAGAAGGTGTGTGCTGTCCCTTTTTCTCtacttattaaaagaaaaaaaggtgtGTTGTCTCCTTTTCCATCTTGGTCCACTCATAAATCTCAGTAGCTGTTGTCTGATTGTAGGATGGCAATGAGGTGTTCTTTAGGATTAAAAGAAGCACCCAGTTGCGGAAACTCATGACTGCATACTGTGATCGTCAATCTGTAGAGTTCAACTCTATTGCATTCTTGTTTGACGGGCGCAGACTCCGAGCAGAACAGACTCCAGACGAGGtagattttcattatttttaaattctagGCACTCTTTGATTATATTGATATTTCTTAGAAGGTGCTGAATTTGTAATGGTTGCATCCTGctatttatatcatatttattgcGGTCCAATCTTTTGAAATGTTTTAAACTCATATGTACAACATTTGGATGTTTGTTGACTGCATTAGGGGATGCTtgaggaatgagatgagatgataattttataaataataataagatggtttgtaaatagtagtgagatagtttgaccTATAAAAAAAGTGGTGAGATAATTTGAATTAGTATatattg
The genomic region above belongs to Carya illinoinensis cultivar Pawnee chromosome 4, C.illinoinensisPawnee_v1, whole genome shotgun sequence and contains:
- the LOC122307274 gene encoding small ubiquitin-related modifier 1-like, encoding MSATGAGAGGGGVSGGQEEDKKPMDQHINLKVKGQDGNEVFFRIKRSTQLRKLMTAYCDRQSVEFNSIAFLFDGRRLRAEQTPDELEMEDGDEIDAMLHQTGGGNCP